From a single Pseudomonas cremoricolorata genomic region:
- a CDS encoding peptide chain release factor 3: protein MTQQAAEVAKRRTFAIISHPDAGKTTITEKLLLMGKAIAVAGTVKSRKSDRHATSDWMEMEKQRGISITTSVMQFPYREHMVNLLDTPGHEDFSEDTYRTLTAVDSALMVLDGGKGVEPRTIALMDVCRLRDTPIVSFINKLDRDIRDPIELLDEIEAVLKIKAAPITWPIGCYRDFKGVYHLTGDYIIVYTPGHGHERTEARIIEKLDSDEARAHLGDQYDSFVEQLELVQGACHEFNQDEFINGQLTPVFFGTALGNFGVDHVLDAVVDWAPRPLSREARERVVEPVEEKFSGFVFKIQANMDPKHRDRIAFMRICSGKYEKGMKMRHVRLGKDLRIGDALTFFSSEREQLEEAYAGDIIGLHNHGTIQIGDTFTEGEALGFTGIPHFAPELFRRVRLKDPLKSKQLRQGLQQLAEEGATQVFFPQRSNDIILGAVGVLQFDVVASRLKEEYKVECAYEPITVWSARWVACDDKKKLEEFENKAVENLALDGGGHLTYLAPTRVNLALMEERWPDVKFRATREHH from the coding sequence ATGACCCAACAGGCCGCCGAAGTCGCGAAGCGCCGCACTTTCGCCATCATTTCCCACCCCGACGCCGGTAAGACCACCATTACCGAGAAGCTCTTGCTGATGGGCAAGGCGATTGCCGTTGCCGGTACGGTGAAGTCGCGCAAGTCCGACCGCCATGCCACTTCCGACTGGATGGAAATGGAAAAGCAACGGGGTATCTCCATCACCACCTCGGTGATGCAGTTCCCCTATCGCGAGCACATGGTCAACCTGCTCGACACCCCCGGTCACGAAGACTTCTCCGAAGACACCTACCGCACCCTGACCGCGGTCGACTCGGCCCTGATGGTGCTGGACGGCGGTAAGGGCGTAGAGCCCCGCACCATCGCCCTGATGGATGTCTGCCGACTGCGCGACACGCCCATCGTCAGCTTCATCAACAAGCTCGACCGCGATATTCGTGACCCCATCGAGCTGCTCGACGAGATCGAAGCGGTACTGAAGATCAAGGCGGCGCCGATCACCTGGCCGATCGGGTGCTACCGCGACTTCAAGGGCGTGTATCACCTGACCGGCGACTACATCATCGTCTACACCCCAGGTCATGGGCACGAACGCACCGAAGCGCGGATCATCGAAAAGCTCGACTCCGACGAAGCCCGCGCCCATCTGGGCGACCAGTACGACAGCTTCGTCGAGCAACTGGAGCTGGTGCAGGGCGCTTGCCACGAGTTCAACCAGGACGAGTTCATCAACGGTCAACTGACCCCGGTGTTCTTCGGTACTGCCCTTGGCAACTTCGGTGTCGACCATGTGCTCGATGCGGTGGTCGACTGGGCACCGCGGCCGTTGAGCCGTGAGGCGCGCGAGCGCGTCGTCGAGCCGGTGGAAGAGAAATTCTCCGGCTTCGTGTTCAAGATCCAGGCGAACATGGACCCCAAGCACCGCGACCGTATCGCCTTCATGCGCATCTGCTCGGGCAAGTACGAGAAGGGCATGAAGATGCGCCATGTACGTCTGGGCAAGGACTTGCGCATCGGCGACGCGCTGACGTTCTTCTCCTCCGAGCGTGAGCAGCTCGAAGAAGCCTATGCCGGCGACATCATCGGCCTGCACAACCACGGCACCATCCAGATCGGCGACACCTTCACCGAAGGCGAGGCGCTGGGCTTCACCGGTATCCCGCACTTCGCCCCGGAACTGTTCCGCCGCGTGCGCCTGAAAGACCCGCTCAAGTCCAAGCAACTGCGCCAGGGTCTGCAACAGCTCGCCGAGGAGGGCGCGACCCAGGTGTTCTTCCCGCAGCGCAGCAACGACATCATCCTCGGCGCCGTCGGTGTGCTGCAGTTCGATGTGGTCGCCAGCCGCCTGAAAGAGGAATACAAGGTCGAGTGCGCGTATGAGCCGATCACCGTCTGGTCGGCGCGCTGGGTGGCCTGCGACGACAAGAAGAAGCTCGAGGAATTCGAGAACAAGGCCGTGGAGAACCTGGCGCTCGATGGCGGTGGGCACCTGACCTACCTGGCGCCGACCCGCGTCAATCTGGCGTTGATGGAAGAGCGCTGGCCGGATGTGAAGTTCCGGGCTACGCGGGAGCATCATTGA
- a CDS encoding type III PLP-dependent enzyme, translating into MSIQVEDYFARDTFTKMKAFADKQETPFVLIDTQMISKAYDDLRAGFEFAKVYYAVKANPAVEIIDLLKDKGSNFDIASIYELDKVMGQGVSADRISYGNTIKKSKDIRYFYEKGVRLYATDSEADLRNIAKAAPGSKVYVRILTEGSTTADWPLSRKFGCQTDMAMDLLILARDLGLVPYGISFHVGSQQRDISVWDAAIAKVKVIFERLKVEDGIELKLINMGGGFPANYITRTNSLETYAEEIIRFLKEDFGDDLPEIILEPGRSLIANAGILVSEVVLVARKSRTAVERWVYTDVGKFSGLIETMDESIKFPIWTEKKGEMEEVVIAGPTCDSADIMYEHYKYGLPLNLAIGDRLYWLSTGAYTTSYSAVEFNGFPPLKAFYL; encoded by the coding sequence ATGTCGATCCAGGTCGAAGACTATTTCGCACGTGACACTTTCACCAAGATGAAGGCGTTCGCCGACAAGCAGGAAACGCCGTTCGTCCTCATCGATACGCAGATGATCAGCAAGGCCTACGACGACCTGCGTGCCGGTTTCGAATTCGCCAAGGTCTACTACGCGGTCAAGGCCAACCCTGCCGTGGAAATCATCGACCTGCTCAAGGACAAAGGCTCGAACTTCGACATCGCCTCGATCTATGAACTGGACAAGGTGATGGGCCAGGGCGTCAGCGCCGACCGTATCAGCTACGGTAACACCATCAAGAAGTCCAAGGACATCCGCTACTTCTACGAGAAGGGTGTGCGTCTGTACGCCACCGACTCGGAAGCCGACCTGCGCAACATCGCCAAGGCCGCGCCGGGCTCGAAAGTCTATGTCCGGATTCTCACCGAAGGCTCGACCACCGCTGACTGGCCGCTGTCGCGCAAGTTCGGCTGCCAGACCGACATGGCCATGGACCTGCTGATTCTGGCCCGTGACCTGGGCCTGGTGCCGTACGGCATCTCGTTCCACGTCGGCTCGCAGCAGCGTGACATCAGCGTCTGGGATGCGGCCATCGCCAAGGTCAAGGTGATCTTCGAGCGCCTCAAGGTGGAAGATGGCATCGAGCTGAAGCTGATCAACATGGGCGGCGGCTTCCCGGCCAACTACATCACCCGCACCAACAGCCTGGAAACCTATGCCGAAGAGATCATCCGCTTCCTCAAGGAAGACTTCGGTGACGACCTGCCGGAAATCATCCTGGAACCAGGCCGCTCGCTGATCGCCAACGCCGGTATTCTGGTCAGCGAAGTGGTGCTGGTGGCGCGCAAGTCGCGTACCGCGGTCGAGCGCTGGGTGTACACCGATGTGGGCAAGTTCTCTGGCCTGATCGAAACCATGGACGAGTCGATCAAATTCCCCATCTGGACCGAGAAGAAAGGCGAGATGGAAGAAGTGGTCATCGCCGGTCCGACCTGCGACAGCGCCGACATCATGTACGAACACTACAAATACGGCCTGCCGCTGAACCTGGCCATCGGTGACCGCCTGTACTGGCTGTCCACCGGCGCCTACACCACCAGCTACAGCGCGGTGGAATTCAACGGCTTCCCGCCACTGAAAGCCTTCTACCTGTAA
- a CDS encoding PepSY domain-containing protein, with protein MLKTILFQLHWLLGISAGLVLTVMGATGAAWSFQDELLRLLNPDTLTVKVQPQGVLPPAELVHRAEAAQGARVSMLWVEPQSDRAARIFFSPEAGAHRGQLRYADPYTGELKGEVVGQGFFDLMLRLHRFLAMGETGRQVTAASTLALVFFCLSGLYLRWPRQTLNWRAWLTFDWRKRGRAFNWDLHAVVGTWCLLFYLLMALTGLTWSYEWYRDGVRQLLSDARSEPNAREQVQSRRRMTRDLPPSAPQPVNYEVIWSELQRLAGPTLSTYNLRLPADGHGPVSVRLLRSDAAHPRAFDLINFAPASGKVLHEERYADKSFNEQLLQSFYALHVGNYFGLTGRILLTAASALMPLFFITGWLLYLDRRRKQRQARTARANVSEGGQGADAWLIGFASQSGLAEQLAWHSAAQLQAAGLAVQVRALGDLGEDDLRRARRALFVISTFGDGEAPDNARAFERKVLGQASSLAHLDYALLALGDRQYAHFCGFARRVQAWLSERGARCTFSPVEVDNADPAALQQWQAGLAQLTGTAPAAAWQPAHYEHWTLTARTLLNPGSQGKPVYLLSLQAQHAAQWQAGDLVDILPRNAPAQVQRLLTALSLRGDQPVQCDGLAQTAEQAFAARQLPSNLSQLIGLHAQAAVDALAPLGTRQYSIASIASDGVLELIVRQERRDDGSLGLGSGWLTEHLPLGASVALRLRRNSGFHLPAAAAPLILIGSGTGLAGLRSLLRANIVAGETRNWLLFGERNRAHDYFCADELEKSLADGTLTRLDLAFSRDRAEKIYVQDVLLQQGQRLRDWLDQGACLYVCGSLQGMAVGVDAALQALLGEEAMQRLIETGRYRRDVY; from the coding sequence GTGCTGAAAACAATCCTATTCCAGTTGCACTGGCTGCTCGGCATCAGCGCTGGCCTGGTCCTGACGGTGATGGGCGCGACTGGCGCGGCCTGGTCGTTCCAGGATGAACTGCTGCGCCTGCTCAACCCGGATACGTTGACCGTCAAGGTACAACCGCAAGGTGTACTGCCACCGGCTGAGCTGGTGCACCGCGCAGAAGCGGCCCAAGGGGCGCGGGTCAGCATGCTGTGGGTCGAACCGCAGTCCGATCGCGCGGCACGGATTTTCTTCAGCCCCGAGGCCGGCGCCCACCGCGGGCAACTGCGCTATGCCGACCCGTACACCGGCGAGCTCAAGGGCGAGGTGGTCGGGCAAGGCTTCTTCGACCTGATGCTGCGCCTGCACCGTTTCCTGGCCATGGGCGAAACCGGCCGACAGGTCACCGCAGCCAGCACCCTGGCGCTGGTGTTCTTCTGCCTCTCTGGGCTGTACCTGCGCTGGCCACGACAGACCCTCAACTGGCGCGCGTGGCTGACCTTCGACTGGCGCAAGCGTGGCCGCGCGTTCAACTGGGATCTGCACGCGGTGGTCGGCACCTGGTGTCTGCTGTTCTACCTGCTGATGGCCCTGACCGGGCTGACGTGGTCCTACGAGTGGTACCGCGATGGCGTACGCCAGTTGCTCAGCGATGCGCGCAGCGAGCCGAATGCGCGGGAACAAGTACAATCCAGGCGCCGCATGACCCGCGACCTGCCGCCGAGCGCGCCGCAGCCCGTCAACTACGAGGTGATCTGGAGCGAGTTGCAGCGTCTGGCTGGCCCCACCCTGAGCACCTACAACCTGCGCTTGCCGGCCGATGGCCACGGCCCGGTCAGTGTGCGCCTGCTGCGCAGCGACGCCGCGCACCCGCGCGCCTTCGACCTGATCAACTTCGCCCCAGCCAGCGGCAAGGTGCTGCATGAAGAGCGCTATGCCGACAAATCCTTCAACGAGCAGTTGCTGCAAAGCTTCTACGCCCTGCACGTAGGCAACTACTTCGGCCTGACCGGGCGCATTCTGCTCACCGCAGCCAGTGCGCTGATGCCGCTGTTCTTCATCACCGGCTGGTTGCTGTACCTGGACCGCCGGCGCAAGCAACGCCAGGCCCGCACGGCCCGGGCCAACGTCAGTGAGGGCGGCCAGGGCGCCGATGCCTGGCTGATCGGTTTCGCCAGCCAGAGCGGTCTGGCCGAGCAGTTGGCCTGGCACAGCGCCGCGCAGCTGCAGGCCGCCGGGCTGGCGGTGCAGGTGCGGGCGCTGGGTGATCTGGGTGAAGACGATCTGCGCCGGGCGCGCCGTGCGCTGTTTGTCATCAGCACCTTCGGCGACGGTGAAGCGCCCGATAACGCCCGCGCTTTCGAGCGCAAGGTGCTGGGCCAGGCCAGTTCGCTGGCGCATCTGGACTACGCCCTGCTGGCGCTGGGTGATCGGCAATATGCGCATTTCTGCGGCTTCGCCCGACGCGTCCAGGCGTGGCTGAGCGAGCGCGGTGCGCGCTGCACGTTCAGCCCGGTGGAAGTCGACAACGCCGACCCCGCCGCGTTGCAGCAGTGGCAGGCGGGCCTGGCGCAACTGACCGGCACTGCGCCCGCAGCAGCTTGGCAACCGGCGCACTACGAACACTGGACACTCACCGCACGTACCCTGCTTAACCCCGGCAGCCAGGGCAAGCCGGTGTATCTGCTCAGTTTGCAGGCCCAACACGCTGCGCAGTGGCAGGCCGGCGATCTGGTGGACATCCTGCCGCGCAATGCGCCTGCGCAGGTGCAGCGACTGCTCACCGCGCTGAGCCTGCGCGGCGATCAGCCGGTGCAGTGCGACGGCCTGGCGCAAACTGCCGAACAGGCCTTTGCCGCGCGTCAGCTACCGAGCAACCTGAGCCAGCTGATCGGCCTGCATGCCCAGGCCGCGGTGGATGCCCTGGCGCCGCTCGGCACTCGTCAATACTCCATTGCCTCGATCGCCAGCGACGGCGTGCTGGAGCTGATCGTGCGCCAGGAGCGCCGCGACGACGGCAGCCTGGGGCTGGGCTCGGGCTGGCTCACTGAACATCTGCCGCTCGGTGCCAGTGTCGCCCTGCGCCTGCGCCGCAACAGCGGCTTCCACCTGCCCGCCGCTGCCGCGCCGTTGATTCTGATCGGCAGTGGTACCGGCCTTGCCGGGCTGCGCAGCCTGTTGCGGGCCAACATCGTCGCCGGTGAAACGCGCAACTGGCTGCTGTTCGGTGAACGTAACAGGGCACACGATTACTTCTGCGCCGATGAACTGGAGAAATCGCTGGCAGACGGCACGCTGACCAGACTCGATCTGGCGTTCTCGCGCGATCGGGCCGAGAAAATCTATGTGCAGGATGTGCTGTTGCAGCAGGGTCAGCGACTCAGGGACTGGCTTGACCAAGGCGCTTGCCTGTATGTCTGCGGCAGCCTGCAGGGCATGGCTGTCGGCGTCGATGCTGCCTTGCAGGCGCTGCTTGGCGAAGAGGCCATGCAACGCCTGATCGAAACCGGCCGCTACCGGCGTGATGTCTACTGA
- a CDS encoding amidohydrolase produces MRDLSQLPNLTLALVQTSLAWHDRQANFEHFEALLEQARGADLIVLPEMFTTGFSMESERFAEAENGPASKWLKAQAKKLDAVVTGSVMIQAADGTHRNRLLWARPDGELLHYDKRHLFRMAKEHEHYTPGYRQVQFELKGWRIRPLICYDLRFPVWSRDPHDTDLLLYTANWPAARRLHWNRLLPARAIENLCFVAGVNRVGTDGKGFAYSGDSQVLDFQGESLLSAGEADGVFTVVLRSAELAAYRKRFPADLDADSFTLDC; encoded by the coding sequence ATGCGCGATCTGAGCCAGCTACCGAATCTGACCCTTGCGCTGGTGCAGACCAGTCTCGCCTGGCACGACCGCCAGGCCAATTTCGAGCATTTCGAAGCGTTGCTGGAACAGGCCCGTGGGGCGGATCTGATCGTCCTGCCGGAAATGTTCACCACAGGCTTTTCCATGGAGTCCGAGCGTTTCGCCGAGGCGGAGAATGGCCCGGCCAGCAAATGGCTCAAGGCCCAGGCGAAAAAGCTCGACGCGGTGGTGACTGGCAGCGTGATGATCCAGGCCGCCGACGGTACTCACCGCAACCGCTTGCTGTGGGCGCGCCCGGATGGTGAGCTGCTGCACTACGACAAGCGCCACCTGTTCCGCATGGCCAAAGAGCACGAGCACTACACCCCCGGCTATCGCCAGGTGCAGTTCGAGCTCAAGGGCTGGCGGATTCGTCCGCTGATCTGCTACGACCTGCGCTTCCCGGTGTGGAGCCGCGACCCCCATGACACCGACCTGCTGCTGTACACCGCCAACTGGCCAGCGGCGCGGCGTTTGCACTGGAACCGTCTGCTGCCGGCGCGGGCCATCGAGAACCTGTGTTTTGTCGCGGGGGTGAACCGGGTCGGCACCGATGGCAAAGGCTTTGCCTATTCTGGTGACAGCCAAGTGCTGGACTTCCAGGGCGAAAGCCTGCTCAGCGCCGGCGAGGCCGATGGCGTGTTCACCGTGGTGTTGCGCTCCGCCGAATTGGCCGCCTACCGCAAGCGCTTCCCGGCCGACCTGGACGCCGATTCGTTCACCCTGGACTGCTGA
- a CDS encoding pyridoxal phosphate-dependent aminotransferase translates to MIRSKLPDVGTTIFTRMSQLAAQTGALNLSQGFPDFNGPQPLLDAVGRHVCAGHNQYAPMTGLPALRQQVASKVLRLYGVQVDADEEVTITPGATEAIFCAIQAVIHSGDEVIVFDPSYDAYDPAVTLAGGRCVHLPLNEGDFRIDWQAFSDALSPRTRMVILNSPHNPSGALITREDLDTLAALIADRELYMLSDEVYEHLVFDGARHASVLAHPQLYARAFVVSSFGKTYHVTGWKTGYVIAPPALSAELRKVHQYVNFCGVTPLQHALAEFMAEHPEHVDELPAFYQAKRDLFCDLLEGSRFRFTRAPGTYFQLLDYSAIRPDLGDVDMALWLTREHGVASIPVSVFYQQPIAGQRLIRLCFAKREETLRHAAEKLCAI, encoded by the coding sequence ATGATTCGCAGCAAACTGCCAGATGTTGGCACCACCATCTTCACCCGCATGTCGCAGCTCGCTGCGCAAACCGGTGCGCTCAACCTTTCCCAAGGCTTTCCTGACTTCAACGGCCCACAGCCGCTGCTCGATGCAGTGGGGCGGCATGTCTGCGCCGGGCATAACCAGTACGCGCCTATGACCGGCCTGCCTGCCCTGCGCCAGCAAGTGGCGAGCAAAGTGCTGCGCCTGTATGGGGTGCAAGTCGATGCCGATGAAGAAGTGACCATCACACCGGGCGCCACCGAAGCGATCTTCTGCGCCATTCAGGCGGTCATCCACAGCGGTGATGAGGTGATCGTCTTCGATCCCAGCTACGACGCCTACGACCCGGCCGTGACCCTGGCCGGTGGACGTTGCGTGCACCTGCCGCTGAACGAGGGTGATTTTCGCATCGACTGGCAGGCGTTCAGCGATGCGCTAAGTCCGCGCACGCGCATGGTGATCCTCAATTCCCCGCACAACCCCAGCGGCGCACTGATCACCCGCGAAGACCTCGATACCCTGGCCGCGCTGATCGCCGATCGCGAGCTGTACATGCTCAGTGATGAGGTCTACGAACACCTGGTTTTCGACGGTGCTCGGCACGCCAGCGTGCTGGCCCACCCGCAGCTCTATGCGCGGGCCTTCGTGGTCAGCTCGTTCGGCAAGACCTACCACGTCACCGGCTGGAAGACCGGCTACGTGATCGCTCCGCCCGCGCTCAGCGCTGAGCTGCGCAAGGTGCACCAGTACGTCAACTTCTGCGGCGTTACGCCCTTGCAGCACGCCTTGGCCGAGTTCATGGCCGAGCATCCCGAACATGTCGATGAGTTGCCGGCCTTCTATCAGGCCAAGCGCGACCTGTTCTGCGATCTGCTCGAGGGTTCGCGCTTTCGCTTTACCCGTGCGCCCGGCACCTACTTCCAGTTGCTGGATTACTCGGCCATCCGGCCCGACCTCGGTGATGTCGACATGGCCCTGTGGCTGACCCGCGAACACGGTGTGGCGAGCATTCCTGTGTCGGTGTTCTATCAGCAACCCATCGCCGGGCAGCGTCTGATCCGCCTGTGCTTTGCCAAACGTGAGGAGACGCTGCGCCACGCAGCGGAAAAACTATGCGCGATCTGA
- the der gene encoding ribosome biogenesis GTPase Der: MVPVIALVGRPNVGKSTMFNRLTKTRDAIVGDLSGLTRDRQYGDASWQGRSFILIDTGGITGDEVGMDEKMAEQSLMAIEEADYVLFLVDARAGMTAADQMIAEHLRKRNKAAVLVANKIDNIDADVARAEFSPLGMGNAIPVAGSQGRGINALMESVLGHIPRDAEEEALDAEVAEGEEALRIPGPSEKDGIKIAIIGRPNVGKSTLVNRMLGEERVVVYDEPGTTRDSIYIPFERDGEKYTFIDTAGVRRRGKIHEEVEKFSVVKTLQAIKDANVVIFVMDAREGVVDHDLNLLGFALEAGRAIVIALNKWDGMQPGERDYVKTELERRLFFVDFADIHFISALHGTGVGNLYKSVQAAFKSAVTRWPTSRLTQILEDAISEHQPPLVNGRRIKLRYAHLGGANPPLIVIHGNQTEKIPRSYSRYLENTYRRVLKLVGTPIRIEYKGGENPFEGKKNTLTDRQVNKKRRLMSHHKKAEKKRRDKR, translated from the coding sequence ATGGTTCCCGTAATTGCCCTGGTAGGGCGGCCGAACGTCGGCAAATCCACCATGTTCAACCGCCTGACCAAGACCCGCGATGCCATCGTCGGTGACCTGTCGGGCCTGACCCGCGACCGTCAGTACGGCGACGCCTCCTGGCAGGGGCGTTCGTTCATTCTCATCGACACCGGCGGTATCACCGGCGATGAAGTGGGCATGGATGAAAAGATGGCCGAGCAGTCGCTCATGGCCATCGAAGAAGCCGATTATGTGCTGTTCCTGGTCGATGCCCGCGCCGGCATGACCGCAGCCGACCAGATGATTGCCGAGCACCTGCGCAAGCGCAACAAGGCTGCGGTGCTGGTCGCCAACAAGATCGACAACATCGACGCCGACGTCGCCCGCGCCGAGTTCTCGCCGCTGGGCATGGGCAATGCCATTCCCGTTGCAGGCTCGCAAGGTCGCGGTATCAACGCGCTGATGGAGTCGGTGCTCGGCCACATTCCCCGTGACGCTGAAGAAGAGGCGCTCGATGCCGAGGTCGCCGAAGGCGAAGAAGCGCTGCGCATCCCAGGGCCGAGCGAGAAGGATGGCATCAAAATCGCCATCATCGGCCGTCCTAACGTCGGCAAGTCGACCCTGGTCAACCGCATGCTCGGCGAAGAGCGTGTAGTGGTCTACGATGAGCCGGGCACCACCCGCGACAGCATCTACATCCCGTTCGAGCGTGATGGCGAAAAGTACACCTTCATCGACACCGCTGGCGTGCGCCGTCGCGGCAAGATCCATGAAGAGGTCGAGAAGTTCTCGGTGGTCAAGACGCTGCAGGCGATCAAGGACGCCAACGTGGTGATCTTCGTCATGGACGCCCGCGAGGGGGTGGTCGACCACGACCTCAACCTGCTGGGCTTCGCCCTGGAGGCCGGGCGGGCCATCGTCATCGCCCTGAACAAGTGGGACGGCATGCAGCCGGGCGAGCGCGACTATGTGAAGACCGAGCTGGAGCGCCGGCTGTTCTTCGTCGATTTCGCCGACATCCACTTCATTTCCGCGCTGCACGGCACCGGCGTTGGCAACCTGTACAAGTCGGTGCAGGCCGCCTTCAAGTCGGCGGTGACCCGCTGGCCGACCAGCCGCCTGACGCAGATTCTCGAAGATGCCATCAGCGAGCACCAACCGCCGCTGGTCAATGGCCGCCGCATCAAGCTGCGCTATGCCCACCTTGGCGGCGCCAACCCGCCGCTGATCGTGATCCACGGCAACCAGACCGAGAAAATCCCGCGTTCTTACTCGCGCTACCTGGAAAACACCTACCGCCGCGTGCTGAAGCTGGTAGGTACGCCGATCCGTATCGAGTACAAGGGCGGCGAAAACCCGTTCGAGGGCAAGAAGAACACCCTGACCGATCGTCAGGTCAACAAGAAGCGTCGCTTGATGTCGCACCACAAGAAGGCCGAGAAAAAACGCCGCGACAAGCGCTGA
- the bamB gene encoding outer membrane protein assembly factor BamB, translated as MIGWKQAAVLTLAVLAAGCSSNSKKELPPAELTKFTEEVVLKKQWSRSIGDGQGDKYNVLVPAIENDRIFASDVTGEVYALDRRNGDVIWENDLDLPVSGAVGVGYGLLTLGTLKGEVIALDSTTGKERWRSRVSSEVLAPPANNGDVVVVQTQDDRLIGLDAATGERRWIYENTPAVLTLRGTGAPVVTNRLAIAGLSTGKVVAVDIQNGVPVWESRVAIPQGRSELDRVVDIDGGLLLSGGTLYVSTYQGRVAGLDIESGRVLWQRDASSYVGVAQGFGNVYVSEASGTVESVDERSSSALWSNDSLARRQLSAPEVFSSYIAVGDFEGYLHLLSQVDGRFVGRERIDSDGLRARPLVVDDTIYVFGNSGKLEALSIR; from the coding sequence GTGATCGGTTGGAAACAAGCAGCAGTGCTGACCCTGGCCGTACTGGCCGCGGGTTGCAGCAGCAACAGCAAGAAGGAACTGCCACCGGCCGAACTGACCAAGTTCACCGAGGAAGTGGTGCTGAAGAAGCAGTGGAGCCGTTCGATCGGCGACGGCCAGGGCGACAAGTACAATGTTCTGGTGCCGGCCATCGAGAACGACCGCATCTTCGCCTCCGACGTCACTGGCGAGGTCTACGCCCTCGATCGCCGTAATGGCGATGTGATCTGGGAGAACGATCTTGACCTGCCGGTCTCCGGTGCGGTCGGTGTCGGCTATGGCCTGCTGACCCTGGGTACGCTCAAGGGCGAGGTCATCGCCTTGGATTCCACCACGGGCAAGGAGCGCTGGCGTTCGCGGGTGTCCAGCGAAGTGCTGGCGCCACCTGCCAACAACGGTGACGTGGTGGTGGTGCAGACCCAGGACGACCGTCTGATCGGCCTCGATGCCGCCACGGGCGAGCGTCGCTGGATCTATGAGAACACCCCGGCCGTGCTGACCCTGCGTGGCACCGGTGCGCCGGTGGTGACCAACCGCCTGGCCATCGCCGGCCTGTCCACCGGCAAGGTGGTCGCGGTGGATATCCAGAACGGCGTGCCGGTCTGGGAAAGCCGCGTCGCCATCCCGCAAGGTCGCTCGGAGCTGGACCGCGTGGTCGACATCGACGGCGGTCTGCTGCTGTCCGGTGGCACCCTGTACGTCAGCACCTACCAGGGCCGTGTCGCCGGGCTCGACATCGAAAGCGGGCGCGTGCTGTGGCAGCGCGACGCCTCCAGCTATGTCGGCGTGGCCCAGGGCTTCGGCAACGTTTACGTGAGCGAAGCGTCGGGCACGGTCGAGAGCGTCGACGAGCGTTCCTCCAGCGCCCTGTGGAGCAACGACAGCCTGGCCCGCCGCCAGTTGTCGGCGCCGGAAGTGTTCTCCAGCTACATCGCCGTGGGCGACTTCGAGGGCTACCTGCACCTGCTCAGCCAGGTCGATGGTCGCTTCGTGGGTCGTGAGCGGATCGACAGCGATGGTCTGCGCGCCCGCCCTCTGGTGGTCGACGACACCATCTACGTCTTTGGCAACAGCGGCAAGCTCGAAGCACTGAGCATCCGCTGA
- a CDS encoding tetratricopeptide repeat protein has product MSSIDDDGLAGAKDWWNRNGKPLLTGALLAAAVVMGWQAWQKYQSNQSQGASGLYQALLETTLTPSGTPDTAKVAELAGKLKSDFGGSAYAQYGSLFVAKVAVDSGKLDDAAAELKSVLDKPADATLGEISRQRLARVLAAQDKAEDALKLLDGDAEKAFLASREELKGDLLVQLGRADDAHGAYEKAKAAMSDDAATGGLQLKLDDLAKGDA; this is encoded by the coding sequence GTGTCGAGTATCGATGATGATGGCCTGGCTGGCGCCAAGGACTGGTGGAATCGCAACGGCAAGCCGTTGCTCACGGGTGCCTTGCTCGCCGCGGCAGTGGTGATGGGTTGGCAGGCCTGGCAGAAGTACCAGAGCAACCAGTCCCAGGGTGCCTCGGGCCTGTACCAGGCATTGCTGGAAACCACGCTGACGCCAAGCGGCACGCCGGACACCGCCAAGGTCGCCGAACTGGCTGGCAAGCTCAAGAGCGATTTCGGCGGCAGCGCCTATGCGCAGTACGGCAGCCTGTTCGTCGCCAAGGTTGCAGTCGACAGCGGCAAGCTCGATGATGCCGCCGCTGAACTCAAGAGCGTGCTCGACAAGCCGGCCGACGCCACCCTCGGGGAAATTTCCCGACAGCGTCTGGCCCGTGTGCTGGCCGCTCAAGACAAAGCGGAAGATGCGCTGAAACTGCTCGATGGTGATGCGGAAAAGGCCTTCCTGGCCAGCCGCGAAGAACTCAAAGGTGATCTGCTGGTGCAACTGGGCCGTGCCGATGATGCACACGGCGCCTACGAAAAGGCCAAGGCCGCGATGTCTGACGACGCCGCGACCGGTGGACTGCAACTGAAGCTGGACGACTTGGCCAAAGGGGACGCGTGA